The Pelagibacterium halotolerans B2 genome has a segment encoding these proteins:
- a CDS encoding phage portal protein: MADWLGRLVGGRSRVGAEQKSAPQTLFQLAPLGIGGSGKKGFAALANEGFAKNPIVYRCVRMVAESAARVPLEVRDGDKVLTEHPLLALLGRPNPRQDGKALLESVFSYLQLAGNAYIDAAIVEGEVKGLYGLRPDRMAVIAGRDGWPIGYAYTAGGRTHKLMLDNGPVGRVLHLTLFDPLDDHYGQAPLQAAQGSLETHNAATAWNRALLENAARPSGALVYNAAAGNLTEDQYQRLKSELEEGFAGAINAGRPMVLEGGLDWKAMALTPAEMDFLDAKNAAAREIALAFGVPPMLLGIPGDNTYANYAEASRALWRQTVIPLVRAVVGSLTHWLSPGFGGVELVPDFDGVEALAADRAMDWERVGNATFLSDEEKRELLGFGKRA; the protein is encoded by the coding sequence ATGGCCGATTGGCTGGGGCGCCTTGTGGGCGGGCGATCGCGTGTGGGTGCTGAACAGAAATCGGCGCCGCAGACGTTGTTTCAGCTCGCGCCTCTGGGGATTGGCGGGAGTGGCAAGAAGGGGTTTGCGGCGCTGGCCAATGAGGGGTTCGCGAAAAACCCGATTGTCTATCGCTGCGTGCGCATGGTGGCGGAAAGCGCGGCAAGGGTGCCGCTCGAGGTGCGCGATGGGGACAAGGTTCTGACCGAGCACCCGCTGCTTGCGCTGCTCGGACGGCCCAATCCGCGCCAGGATGGCAAGGCGTTGCTCGAAAGCGTCTTTTCCTATCTCCAGCTTGCCGGCAACGCCTATATCGACGCGGCGATCGTCGAGGGGGAGGTCAAGGGGCTTTACGGGCTGCGGCCCGACCGCATGGCGGTGATCGCGGGCAGGGATGGATGGCCCATCGGCTATGCTTATACGGCGGGCGGGCGGACCCACAAGCTGATGCTCGACAATGGGCCGGTGGGGCGGGTTTTGCACCTCACTCTGTTCGATCCGCTGGACGATCATTACGGCCAGGCACCCTTGCAGGCGGCACAGGGCAGTCTTGAAACGCACAATGCGGCGACGGCCTGGAACCGGGCGCTGCTGGAGAACGCGGCGCGGCCTTCGGGGGCGTTGGTTTACAACGCGGCGGCGGGGAATTTGACCGAGGATCAGTACCAAAGGCTCAAATCCGAGCTTGAGGAGGGGTTTGCCGGGGCGATCAATGCCGGGCGGCCCATGGTGCTCGAGGGTGGGCTGGACTGGAAGGCGATGGCGCTCACTCCGGCGGAAATGGATTTTCTCGACGCCAAGAACGCGGCGGCGCGCGAAATCGCGCTGGCCTTCGGTGTGCCGCCCATGCTGCTGGGGATTCCGGGGGACAACACTTACGCAAACTACGCCGAGGCCAGCCGCGCGCTATGGCGGCAGACGGTCATTCCGCTGGTGCGGGCCGTGGTGGGCTCGCTGACCCATTGGCTGTCGCCGGGGTTCGGCGGGGTGGAGCTTGTGCCCGATTTCGACGGGGTCGAAGCGCTGGCGGCTGATCGGGCGATGGACTGGGAACGGGTGGGGAATGCGACATTCCTCAGCGACGAGGAAAAGCGGGAGCTGCTGGGGTTCGGGAAGAGAGCTTAG
- a CDS encoding HK97 family phage prohead protease, whose translation MSVAIDADGRFSGYASVFGRLDGGGDIVMPGAFRDTLKSRGASRVRLLFQHDPKEPIGLWDEIAEDGFGLKVSGRLLDGVPRAASLRALIAQRAIDGLSIGFRAVRATREGRTGTRRLWAVDLWEISIVTFPMMEAARIGTGPGGNAKLAATLGAAQRLMTS comes from the coding sequence ATGAGCGTTGCCATCGACGCCGATGGGCGGTTTTCGGGCTATGCCTCGGTGTTCGGGCGGCTCGACGGGGGCGGGGATATCGTGATGCCGGGCGCGTTCCGCGACACGCTGAAATCGCGCGGCGCAAGCCGGGTGCGGCTGTTGTTTCAGCACGATCCCAAAGAGCCCATTGGGCTGTGGGACGAGATCGCCGAGGACGGGTTCGGGTTGAAAGTTTCCGGGCGGCTGCTCGATGGCGTGCCGCGCGCGGCGAGCCTTAGGGCGCTGATCGCGCAGCGGGCCATCGACGGGCTTTCCATCGGGTTTCGGGCCGTGCGGGCCACCCGCGAGGGCAGGACGGGGACGCGGCGATTGTGGGCCGTGGACCTTTGGGAAATTTCCATCGTCACCTTTCCGATGATGGAAGCGGCACGGATTGGCACCGGGCCGGGCGGCAACGCCAAACTGGCCGCAACGCTTGGCGCGGCACAGAGACTGATGACGTCGTAG
- a CDS encoding phage major capsid protein codes for MTKSIEPRLETKVAALPAGDVDALFADFMTAFEEFKSTNDQRLGELEKRGSADTLLEGKLDRLNAVLDGYKSALDKAAVDKARPALDGGRAVASDEYKDAFSAYVKRGEEKALSVGSNPDGGYLVPGETETEITKLLTAISPMRSICGVRQVSSSVYKKPITVTGPQVGWVGETAARTQTNSQVIDELTFPTTELYAMPAATQAFLDDAAVDVGQWIAEEVNAAFAEQETTAFILGDGVNKPSGFLDADTVDEASWAWEKLGTISTGADGGFDATDPADALVDLVYALKAGYRQNATWLMNRRTQGAVRKLKDAEGNYLWQPAASPDGRASLMGFSLVEAEDMPDIGVDSLSVAFGDFRRGYLIVDRQGVNILRDPYSAKPYVLFYTTKRVGGGISDFDAIKLLKFGE; via the coding sequence ATGACCAAATCTATCGAACCGCGCCTTGAAACCAAGGTCGCGGCGCTTCCGGCTGGGGATGTGGATGCCCTGTTCGCCGATTTCATGACCGCATTCGAGGAGTTCAAATCGACCAACGACCAGCGGCTGGGCGAACTGGAAAAACGTGGGTCCGCCGATACGCTGCTCGAAGGCAAGCTTGATCGGCTCAATGCAGTGCTCGACGGGTACAAATCGGCGCTCGACAAGGCGGCGGTGGACAAGGCCCGTCCGGCGCTCGACGGGGGCAGGGCGGTTGCCAGCGATGAATACAAGGACGCGTTTTCCGCCTATGTGAAGCGCGGCGAGGAAAAGGCGCTTTCGGTCGGCTCGAACCCCGATGGCGGCTATCTGGTGCCGGGGGAAACCGAAACAGAGATCACCAAACTACTGACTGCGATTTCGCCCATGCGCTCGATCTGCGGCGTGCGGCAGGTCTCTTCTTCTGTCTATAAAAAGCCCATCACCGTGACCGGGCCGCAGGTGGGTTGGGTCGGCGAGACGGCGGCGCGCACCCAGACCAATTCCCAGGTGATCGACGAACTGACCTTCCCCACCACCGAACTCTACGCCATGCCGGCGGCGACCCAGGCGTTTTTGGACGATGCGGCGGTGGACGTGGGCCAGTGGATTGCCGAGGAGGTCAATGCCGCGTTCGCCGAGCAGGAAACGACGGCGTTTATCCTCGGCGATGGGGTGAACAAGCCTTCGGGCTTTCTCGACGCCGATACTGTCGATGAGGCGAGCTGGGCCTGGGAAAAGCTGGGGACCATATCGACGGGAGCCGATGGTGGGTTCGATGCTACCGACCCGGCCGACGCTCTGGTCGACCTGGTCTATGCGCTCAAGGCCGGCTATCGCCAGAATGCGACATGGCTGATGAACCGGCGCACCCAAGGGGCTGTGCGGAAATTGAAGGATGCCGAGGGCAATTACCTCTGGCAGCCTGCCGCTTCGCCCGATGGCCGGGCGAGCCTTATGGGCTTTTCGCTGGTCGAGGCCGAGGACATGCCCGATATCGGTGTGGACAGCCTTTCGGTGGCGTTCGGCGATTTCCGGCGCGGCTATCTGATCGTCGACCGGCAGGGCGTCAACATCCTGCGCGATCCGTATTCGGCCAAGCCCTATGTGCTGTTTTACACGACCAAGCGCGTCGGTGGCGGGATTTCCGATTTTGACGCGATCAAGCTGCTGAAATTCGGGGAATGA
- a CDS encoding head-tail connector protein, whose product MTSSLLAGPAQEPVSLGAMKAHLRVEDDAEDGLIEALIVAARVHVEALTGKALLAQTWRLVLDGWPEGRVIKLPVSPMIALSEMRCYDAGGNEHQIDLEQVLPDGQANPARIILPASVAGVPVLRERMGIEIDYVAGFGTEPEEVPADLIQSLKTLAAYWYENRDAVLVSGPGASVPAGFERLIASHKRVRL is encoded by the coding sequence ATGACATCATCCCTTCTGGCGGGTCCCGCCCAGGAGCCGGTTTCGCTTGGCGCGATGAAGGCGCATTTGCGGGTCGAGGACGACGCCGAGGACGGGCTGATCGAGGCGTTGATCGTGGCGGCGCGGGTGCATGTCGAAGCGCTGACGGGCAAGGCGCTGCTGGCCCAGACCTGGCGGCTGGTGCTCGATGGCTGGCCGGAAGGCCGGGTGATCAAACTGCCGGTCTCGCCAATGATCGCGCTGAGCGAAATGCGGTGCTACGACGCCGGCGGCAACGAGCACCAGATCGATCTCGAACAGGTTTTGCCCGATGGGCAGGCCAATCCGGCACGGATCATTTTGCCGGCGAGCGTGGCCGGTGTGCCGGTTCTGCGCGAGCGGATGGGGATCGAGATCGATTATGTGGCCGGGTTCGGGACCGAACCGGAAGAGGTGCCCGCCGATCTGATCCAGTCGCTGAAAACGCTTGCCGCCTATTGGTACGAAAACCGTGACGCGGTGCTGGTGAGCGGGCCGGGGGCTTCGGTGCCTGCCGGGTTCGAGCGGCTGATCGCCAGCCACAAGCGGGTGCGGCTGTGA
- a CDS encoding phage head closure protein — translation MPPVGTLRDRVQLQRRDMALMPDGGHETLFLPITSVWARVRSRSARIMREGDGRAATSTHAVVLRFRKDLKPGDRIVYRGRALEIVEAEDLNGRRAYLSCLCAETAMVG, via the coding sequence GTGCCGCCGGTCGGCACGCTCAGGGACCGGGTGCAACTGCAGCGGCGCGACATGGCGCTGATGCCCGATGGCGGGCACGAAACGCTGTTTTTGCCCATCACGTCGGTGTGGGCGCGGGTGCGCTCGCGCTCCGCACGGATCATGCGCGAGGGCGATGGGCGGGCAGCGACCTCGACGCACGCTGTGGTGTTGCGGTTTCGCAAGGACCTCAAGCCCGGCGACCGGATCGTCTATCGCGGGCGGGCGCTTGAGATCGTTGAGGCCGAAGATCTGAACGGGCGGCGGGCCTATCTCTCCTGCCTGTGCGCCGAAACGGCGATGGTGGGCTAG
- a CDS encoding DUF3168 domain-containing protein, producing MDALEDIQNALVSAWAIDGPLALLIGEGAIFDAPPKGQQPPYVTILRHDAVPRDGDETPGFEHRLTIHCWSPQPSRAAAIGIADRIERVAVMGALAPQDHILTHRRHLRTETAIDLATGRARAAVQLRLFSEPKDN from the coding sequence ATGGACGCGCTTGAAGATATCCAGAACGCGCTGGTTTCCGCCTGGGCGATTGATGGGCCATTGGCGTTGCTGATCGGAGAGGGTGCGATATTCGATGCGCCGCCCAAGGGACAACAGCCGCCCTACGTGACGATTTTGCGCCATGACGCGGTGCCGCGCGATGGCGACGAAACGCCGGGCTTCGAGCATCGGCTGACCATCCATTGCTGGAGCCCGCAGCCATCGCGCGCGGCGGCAATCGGGATTGCCGACCGGATCGAGCGGGTGGCGGTGATGGGGGCGCTGGCGCCCCAGGACCATATTTTGACCCACAGGCGGCATCTACGCACCGAAACGGCCATCGACCTCGCGACGGGCCGCGCGCGGGCAGCGGTGCAGTTGCGGCTTTTCTCCGAACCAAAGGACAATTGA
- a CDS encoding phage major tail protein, TP901-1 family, producing MTAQSGKDMLLKLDQTGSGSFLTVAGLRTKQLAFNAASVDTTDAESAGRWRELLQGGGIKRASVSGSGIFKDKSSDAQVRELFFGGTIRNWQLILPDFGTVEGPFQIVALEFAGDHAGEVTFELALESAGEIGFTAL from the coding sequence ATGACGGCCCAGAGCGGCAAGGACATGCTTTTGAAACTCGACCAGACCGGGTCGGGGAGTTTTCTGACGGTGGCGGGACTGCGCACCAAGCAGCTCGCCTTCAATGCCGCGAGCGTCGATACCACCGACGCCGAAAGCGCCGGGCGCTGGCGGGAATTGCTGCAAGGCGGCGGGATCAAGCGCGCCTCGGTGTCGGGGTCGGGGATTTTCAAGGACAAGAGTTCGGACGCCCAGGTGCGTGAGCTGTTTTTCGGCGGGACGATCCGGAACTGGCAGTTGATCCTGCCCGATTTCGGAACGGTCGAGGGACCGTTTCAGATCGTGGCGCTGGAGTTTGCGGGCGATCACGCGGGCGAGGTGACGTTCGAGCTGGCGCTGGAGAGCGCCGGGGAAATCGGGTTTACGGCGCTTTAG
- a CDS encoding CopG family ribbon-helix-helix protein yields the protein MAKPSTTLTVRLPSETRAKLDRLADLTQRSKSFLAAKALDAYAERELEKFQKIEAQLRATPDAPDPDADEIFAIMERASRSTKAP from the coding sequence ATGGCAAAGCCCTCGACCACGCTTACCGTGCGTTTGCCCAGTGAAACCCGGGCCAAGCTCGACCGGCTGGCCGATCTGACCCAGCGGTCCAAATCCTTCCTGGCCGCCAAGGCGCTTGATGCCTATGCCGAGCGTGAGCTGGAAAAATTCCAGAAGATCGAAGCGCAACTCCGCGCCACCCCGGACGCGCCCGACCCCGATGCCGACGAAATCTTCGCCATCATGGAACGCGCCAGCCGCAGCACTAAAGCGCCGTAA
- a CDS encoding gene transfer agent family protein — MANPQRGEIDAEIGGETKTLCLTLGALAELEARLQASDLNGLVERFAQGRVSARDLTAILGAGLRGAGHPITDDDLARLSIEGGLKGAAQICVRLLHATFGEAQ, encoded by the coding sequence ATGGCCAATCCGCAACGCGGAGAAATCGACGCCGAGATAGGCGGCGAGACGAAAACGCTTTGCCTGACGCTGGGCGCGCTGGCCGAACTGGAGGCGCGGCTGCAGGCCTCTGATCTCAATGGACTTGTCGAGCGCTTTGCGCAGGGGCGGGTTTCGGCCCGCGACCTGACGGCGATCCTGGGGGCCGGTCTGCGCGGGGCGGGCCATCCGATCACCGACGACGACCTGGCGCGGCTTTCGATCGAGGGGGGATTGAAGGGCGCGGCGCAGATTTGCGTGCGGCTTTTGCACGCGACATTCGGGGAGGCCCAATGA
- a CDS encoding rcc01693 family protein, whose product MSGFPWSNAMAFGLGVLRLSPGAFWAMTPRELAAAHDGVAGRKGAALGRNDLEALMARHPDGERQ is encoded by the coding sequence ATGAGCGGGTTTCCCTGGAGCAATGCCATGGCGTTCGGGCTGGGCGTTTTGCGGCTGTCCCCGGGGGCGTTCTGGGCGATGACGCCGCGCGAACTGGCGGCGGCGCATGACGGGGTGGCCGGACGCAAGGGGGCGGCGCTGGGGCGGAACGATCTCGAGGCGCTGATGGCGCGCCATCCTGACGGAGAGAGACAATGA
- a CDS encoding phage tail tape measure protein, with amino-acid sequence MSEIFGESFDAEMSDVSVELERIRDLGNSVGATLTRSLRGAIMEGRSLRSLLADIGRAFADIALKAALKPLGDLVSGGIESLFAGFNPALASVKPFAKGGVLASPTYFPMQGQWGLAGEAGPEAILPLARGADGRLGVASGGGQAVTVNFNVTANDARSFAAAEAEMSAMLLRAVRRGTRGS; translated from the coding sequence ATGAGCGAGATATTTGGCGAGAGTTTCGATGCGGAAATGAGCGATGTCTCCGTCGAGCTCGAACGCATTCGCGATCTGGGAAACTCGGTGGGCGCCACGCTGACGCGCAGTTTGCGCGGGGCGATCATGGAGGGGCGGTCGCTGCGGAGCCTGCTTGCCGATATCGGGCGGGCCTTTGCCGATATTGCACTCAAAGCCGCACTCAAGCCGCTGGGCGATCTGGTTTCGGGGGGCATCGAGAGCCTGTTTGCCGGGTTCAATCCGGCACTGGCCAGCGTCAAGCCGTTCGCCAAGGGCGGGGTGTTGGCCAGCCCGACCTATTTTCCCATGCAAGGGCAATGGGGATTGGCCGGGGAGGCGGGGCCGGAGGCGATATTGCCGCTGGCGCGTGGCGCGGATGGGCGGCTGGGGGTCGCTTCGGGCGGCGGGCAGGCGGTGACGGTCAATTTCAACGTCACGGCCAACGATGCGCGCAGCTTTGCGGCGGCGGAAGCCGAAATGAGCGCCATGCTGTTGCGCGCCGTGCGGCGCGGGACGCGGGGGAGTTAG
- a CDS encoding DUF2460 domain-containing protein, whose amino-acid sequence MAFHQVRFPLDIAMGAQGGPVRATDVTTLASGREERNSRWAHARRRYNAGYGVKSRADMLAVLAFFEERRGRFHSFLWRDGIDFSSSPDGGTPAAADQEIGAGDGSRTAFQLVKRYGASFDPYLRPITKPVAGSVTVAVDGVSVGPGAFSVDLLTGVVTLDVAPDAGAVVTAGFFFDVPVRFDTDRLDVEMSGFDAAVAPAIPLIEVIGE is encoded by the coding sequence ATGGCGTTTCATCAGGTGCGGTTTCCGCTCGATATTGCGATGGGGGCGCAGGGTGGGCCGGTGCGGGCGACCGATGTGACAACGCTCGCGTCGGGGCGCGAGGAGCGCAATTCGCGTTGGGCGCATGCGCGGCGGCGCTACAATGCCGGGTATGGCGTCAAATCGCGCGCCGACATGCTGGCGGTGCTGGCGTTTTTCGAGGAGCGGCGGGGGCGGTTTCATTCGTTCCTGTGGCGCGACGGGATCGATTTTTCTTCAAGTCCGGATGGCGGGACACCAGCAGCGGCCGATCAGGAAATCGGGGCGGGCGATGGGAGCCGGACGGCGTTTCAACTGGTCAAGCGCTATGGCGCGAGCTTTGACCCCTATCTGCGTCCGATCACCAAGCCGGTGGCGGGCAGCGTGACGGTGGCAGTGGACGGGGTGTCCGTTGGGCCGGGGGCGTTTTCGGTGGACCTGCTCACGGGTGTGGTGACGCTCGATGTGGCGCCGGACGCGGGCGCGGTGGTGACGGCGGGGTTTTTCTTCGACGTGCCGGTGCGGTTCGATACCGACAGGCTCGATGTCGAGATGTCGGGGTTCGACGCGGCCGTTGCGCCCGCCATTCCCCTGATCGAGGTGATTGGCGAATGA
- a CDS encoding DUF2163 domain-containing protein has product MRQFGEDFAAHIASGATTLCWCWRIMRTDGVTLGFTDHDVALGFGGTAFVPAHGLDGGEIVQKLGAQTETSEVLGVLHSEAISEDDIALGRYDGARVESWRVNWRDVEQRELIRMDTIGEITREDGVFRAELRSGQHAMNVPRGRLYQHMCDARLGDGRCGKNIETGAFRATAIVTGKPDATSATVSGLEGFAAGWFSHGVARWESGRRVGIEETIVRQDGGTVVFDRPVGDWVEIGDTLTVYAGCDKRFSTCGGKFSNAINFQGFPHIPGNDFVLRYPGTEDRLDGRAVVR; this is encoded by the coding sequence ATGAGACAGTTTGGTGAGGATTTTGCCGCCCATATCGCGAGCGGAGCGACGACGCTGTGCTGGTGCTGGCGGATTATGCGCACCGATGGGGTGACGCTGGGGTTTACCGATCACGATGTGGCGCTGGGGTTCGGGGGCACCGCGTTTGTGCCGGCACACGGGCTCGATGGCGGGGAGATTGTGCAGAAACTCGGCGCGCAGACCGAGACCTCCGAGGTGCTCGGCGTGCTCCATTCCGAGGCGATCAGCGAGGACGATATCGCGCTGGGCCGCTATGACGGCGCGCGGGTGGAAAGCTGGCGGGTGAACTGGCGCGATGTTGAACAGCGCGAGCTGATCCGGATGGATACGATCGGCGAGATCACCCGCGAGGACGGCGTTTTCCGGGCCGAACTGCGCTCGGGCCAGCACGCGATGAACGTGCCGCGCGGGCGGCTCTATCAGCATATGTGCGACGCGCGGCTGGGGGACGGGCGCTGCGGGAAAAACATCGAGACGGGCGCGTTTCGGGCAACGGCGATTGTGACGGGCAAGCCCGATGCGACGAGCGCGACGGTGAGCGGGCTGGAGGGGTTTGCAGCCGGGTGGTTCAGCCATGGGGTGGCGCGCTGGGAGAGCGGCAGGCGGGTCGGGATCGAGGAAACGATTGTGCGCCAGGACGGCGGCACGGTTGTCTTCGACCGGCCGGTGGGGGACTGGGTGGAGATCGGCGATACGCTGACCGTTTACGCCGGGTGCGACAAGCGGTTTTCGACCTGCGGCGGCAAATTTTCCAATGCCATCAATTTCCAGGGATTCCCGCACATTCCGGGCAATGATTTCGTGCTGCGCTATCCGGGCACCGAGGATCGGCTGGACGGAAGGGCGGTGGTGCGATGA
- a CDS encoding NlpC/P60 family protein, whose protein sequence is MRPGDEIALMARGWVGTPYRHQASRRGAGADCLGLIRGIWRELYGEEAGPVPAYGSDWRDFRVGDALEAAARRHLVVRGGAPEAGDVVLFKLMRHRPARHCGVMVGPDRFVHAQEHVGVVEVALSESWARRVAGVFGFP, encoded by the coding sequence ATGAGACCGGGCGACGAGATTGCGCTTATGGCGCGGGGTTGGGTCGGCACGCCCTATCGGCATCAGGCGAGCCGGCGGGGTGCCGGGGCCGATTGTTTGGGGCTGATCCGGGGGATCTGGCGTGAGTTGTATGGCGAAGAGGCCGGGCCGGTGCCCGCCTATGGCAGCGATTGGCGCGATTTTCGCGTTGGCGATGCGCTGGAAGCGGCGGCGCGGCGGCATCTTGTGGTGCGGGGCGGGGCGCCGGAGGCGGGTGATGTTGTGCTGTTTAAGCTGATGCGGCATCGGCCGGCCCGCCACTGCGGCGTGATGGTGGGGCCGGACAGGTTCGTGCATGCCCAGGAGCATGTGGGGGTTGTCGAGGTGGCGCTGAGCGAGAGCTGGGCGCGGCGGGTGGCTGGAGTGTTCGGGTTTCCGTGA